A part of Paenibacillus antri genomic DNA contains:
- a CDS encoding amidohydrolase, with amino-acid sequence MTKRTVIRGGTFLTMAEGAEGTTAFAGTLTMRGDRIEYIGAADVEVAPDDEVIDGAGKLYMPGLVNTHGHAAMSLLRGLKDDVSLQVWLQEYMWPTEAKFTAASVRAGTMLAMLEMLKSGTTTFMDMYDHMDQVAEAVEEAGMRACLNRGVIGLCPEDVQRAKLDEAIRFAKTWNGAADGRITTAMAPHAPYTCPPEFIAKFVEAAHELNLPIHTHMSETAREVEENAAAYGVRPVEHLRRLGVFSRPCLVAHGVHLTDEEIDILAEHGVGVSHNPGSNLKLASGIARVTALRQAGVRVSLGTDSAASNNNLDIFREIRLAALIHKGVSGDPTAVPAGDALRMGTVEGARSLWLNDVGTLEAGMKADVVAIDVTAPHYQPEADLVSHLVYAGSGSDVTDVWANGKRLVRGRRCLTLDEERIVAEANAALRRLKA; translated from the coding sequence ATGACGAAACGTACGGTGATCCGAGGCGGAACGTTCCTGACGATGGCGGAAGGCGCGGAGGGAACGACCGCGTTCGCGGGAACGCTGACGATGCGGGGGGACCGCATCGAATACATAGGCGCGGCGGACGTCGAGGTCGCGCCCGACGACGAGGTGATCGACGGCGCGGGCAAGCTGTACATGCCAGGCCTCGTGAATACGCATGGCCATGCGGCGATGTCGCTGCTGCGCGGTCTGAAGGACGACGTGAGCCTGCAGGTTTGGCTGCAAGAGTATATGTGGCCGACCGAAGCGAAGTTTACCGCGGCGAGCGTCCGAGCGGGAACGATGCTGGCGATGCTGGAAATGCTGAAATCGGGCACGACGACGTTCATGGATATGTACGACCATATGGATCAAGTGGCGGAAGCGGTGGAAGAAGCGGGTATGCGCGCCTGCCTCAACCGCGGGGTCATCGGTTTGTGCCCTGAAGACGTACAGCGCGCGAAGCTGGACGAGGCGATCCGGTTCGCGAAGACGTGGAACGGCGCGGCCGACGGCCGCATCACGACAGCGATGGCGCCGCATGCGCCGTATACGTGTCCGCCGGAATTCATCGCGAAGTTCGTCGAGGCGGCGCATGAATTGAATTTGCCGATCCACACGCATATGTCGGAGACGGCGCGCGAGGTGGAAGAGAACGCCGCCGCCTACGGCGTTCGACCGGTCGAGCATCTGCGGAGGCTCGGCGTGTTCTCGCGTCCGTGTCTCGTCGCGCACGGCGTGCACCTGACGGACGAAGAGATCGACATCCTGGCGGAGCACGGCGTCGGCGTCTCCCATAATCCCGGCAGCAACCTGAAGCTGGCGAGCGGCATCGCTCGCGTGACGGCGCTGCGGCAGGCGGGCGTCCGCGTCTCGCTCGGCACGGACAGCGCGGCCAGCAACAATAACTTGGACATCTTCCGGGAGATCCGCCTAGCGGCGCTCATCCACAAGGGCGTCAGCGGCGACCCGACGGCCGTGCCGGCCGGCGACGCGCTGCGGATGGGCACCGTCGAAGGGGCGCGTTCGCTCTGGTTGAACGACGTCGGCACGCTCGAGGCCGGCATGAAGGCGGACGTCGTCGCGATCGACGTGACGGCGCCTCATTACCAGCCGGAGGCCGATCTCGTATCGCATCTCGTGTACGCCGGCTCCGGCTCGGACGTGACGGACGTCTGGGCGAACGGGAAGCGGCTCGTTCGCGGTCGCCGCTGTCTGACGCTCGACGAAGAGCGCATCGTCGCCGAGGCGAACGCGGCGCTGCGACGCCTGAAAGCGTAG
- a CDS encoding cell wall elongation regulator TseB-like domain-containing protein, whose protein sequence is MAERFMSESSSNRRRALQATAIAIVLIGAIGLFGSRFYQTVQEPHWDALSRAQAEAVQRLNLTRVDFVERFVGDRPYSVVFGANANGEDVAVWMWGEDGLHIERQQDGLTRDEVKALALKERPEMQLLRISPGKLGETYVWEVFYALREPGGTRKYYDYYSFRDGAKLETYRLALERE, encoded by the coding sequence ATGGCCGAACGATTCATGAGCGAGAGCTCGTCGAACCGGCGCCGAGCGCTCCAGGCGACCGCTATCGCGATCGTCTTGATCGGCGCGATCGGGCTGTTCGGCAGCCGGTTTTACCAGACCGTGCAGGAGCCTCATTGGGATGCGTTAAGCCGGGCTCAAGCGGAAGCGGTACAGCGGCTGAACCTGACGCGCGTCGATTTCGTCGAACGATTCGTCGGGGACCGGCCGTACTCGGTCGTCTTCGGCGCGAACGCGAACGGCGAAGACGTCGCGGTATGGATGTGGGGCGAAGACGGCTTGCATATCGAACGGCAGCAGGACGGCCTGACGCGCGATGAGGTGAAGGCGCTCGCGCTGAAGGAGCGGCCGGAGATGCAGCTGCTGCGGATTTCGCCCGGGAAGCTTGGCGAGACGTACGTTTGGGAAGTGTTCTACGCGTTGCGGGAGCCCGGCGGAACGAGGAAATATTACGATTATTACTCGTTCCGGGACGGCGCGAAACTTGAAACTTACCGCCTTGCGCTGGAACGAGAGTAA
- a CDS encoding AAA family ATPase encodes MSKYGKEIAIGFLPVLLAFLVFIGVNPIPVLLVGVIGGSLFLMTRMRTGGGLGMGERNKPKAKLPTFLTFDHIGGQDRAKKELIEALDFLVKPEQIQKFGIRPLKGILLMGPPGTGKTLMAKAAAHYTDSVFVGASGSEFVEMYVGVGASRVRDMFKEARQKAIKENKQNAIIFIDEIDVVGGKRDGGQQKEYDQTLNQLLTEMDGLHTSETPRILIMAATNRKDMLDSALLRPGRFDRHIQVDLPDAKGRLSILELHARNKPLAEGVSLQKIADQTFGFSGAQLESLMNEAAIYAMREGRETIDESQLLQAIDKVMMGEKTDREAAAEERERVAIHELGHAIVAETVRPGSVSQVALSPRGQALGYVRHNPPSDKYLYTKAYLEDQIMVAIGGSAAEELFYGERSTGSRNDFEQALGLVRTMIDSGLTDLGIVDSQMLTKEEYNKANGEILDALTKRTRELLAARREVFEQSLDILKREETLSGDRFRDLLHSVELQPAG; translated from the coding sequence ATGAGTAAATACGGCAAAGAAATCGCGATCGGCTTCCTTCCCGTCTTGCTCGCCTTCCTCGTCTTCATCGGGGTCAATCCGATTCCGGTGCTGCTCGTCGGCGTCATCGGCGGCTCGCTTTTCCTAATGACGCGCATGCGGACCGGAGGCGGTCTCGGCATGGGCGAACGGAACAAGCCGAAGGCGAAACTTCCGACGTTCCTTACGTTCGATCATATCGGAGGGCAGGACCGGGCGAAGAAAGAGCTGATCGAGGCGCTCGATTTCCTCGTCAAGCCGGAGCAGATTCAGAAGTTCGGCATTCGCCCGTTGAAGGGCATCTTGCTGATGGGTCCTCCCGGAACGGGAAAGACGCTGATGGCGAAGGCGGCCGCGCATTACACGGACAGCGTCTTCGTCGGGGCGAGCGGCTCCGAATTCGTCGAGATGTACGTCGGCGTCGGCGCGTCCCGCGTTCGGGATATGTTCAAGGAAGCGCGTCAGAAAGCGATCAAGGAAAATAAGCAAAACGCGATCATCTTCATCGACGAGATCGACGTCGTCGGCGGCAAGCGCGACGGCGGGCAGCAGAAGGAATACGACCAGACGCTGAACCAGCTGCTGACCGAGATGGACGGCCTTCATACGTCGGAGACGCCTCGAATCCTGATCATGGCGGCGACGAACCGTAAGGACATGCTCGACTCCGCGCTCCTCCGTCCGGGCCGCTTCGACCGGCACATTCAGGTCGACCTGCCCGACGCGAAGGGACGTCTCTCGATCCTCGAGCTTCATGCGCGCAATAAGCCGCTGGCGGAAGGCGTATCCTTGCAGAAGATCGCGGACCAGACATTCGGCTTCTCCGGCGCACAGCTCGAGAGCTTGATGAACGAGGCGGCGATCTACGCGATGCGGGAAGGCCGCGAGACGATCGATGAGAGTCAGCTGCTCCAAGCGATCGACAAAGTCATGATGGGCGAGAAGACGGACCGCGAGGCCGCGGCGGAGGAACGCGAACGAGTAGCGATTCACGAACTCGGGCATGCTATCGTTGCCGAGACGGTACGTCCTGGCTCCGTCTCCCAAGTGGCGCTCAGCCCGCGGGGACAGGCGCTCGGGTACGTGCGGCACAACCCGCCGTCCGACAAGTATTTGTACACCAAGGCGTACTTGGAAGACCAGATCATGGTGGCGATCGGCGGTTCGGCCGCGGAAGAGCTGTTTTACGGCGAACGAAGCACCGGCTCTCGCAACGACTTCGAGCAAGCGCTCGGCCTCGTGCGCACGATGATCGACTCCGGTCTTACCGACCTCGGCATCGTAGATTCGCAGATGCTGACCAAAGAAGAGTATAATAAAGCGAACGGCGAAATCTTGGACGCGTTAACGAAGCGGACGCGGGAGCTGCTGGCCGCCCGCCGCGAGGTGTTCGAGCAGTCGCTCGACATTCTGAAGCGGGAAGAGACGTTGTCGGGAGACCGGTTTCGTGATCTTCTTCACAGCGTGGAGCTCCAGCCTGCCGGATAA